In [Mycobacterium] stephanolepidis, the genomic window TTGCCCGGAAGGCTCTTTCAGCATCTCCGTCGTTGTCCGCGTCGACTAGCTGCTCGGGCTTCCCGTCCCCATCGATATCTGCTGCGCCGCCGGCGTGTTCAACCCCGTCAAGACCGAACCAGCTGATAGATCCGCTCCGTTCCACGTGAAACGCCCACGTGCCCAAGCCATCATCGGTGAAGTAGGTCTCCGGCCTGCCGTCGTTGTCCACGTCAAGGACGCTGTGGTCCGCCGAGCCATCACCGTCCGAATCCCACATCACGTCGTCGAACAACCCGTCGCCGTCGAAATCCAGACGCACCGCGTCCATGACTCCATCTCCGTCAAGATCGGCGTTGGGTGGTGCATCCCACGCGGTGACGCTCCCGTCTCCGATACCAAAGCAGTAATCCATACCCGATACGAGGCCGCGACGGCTCCGCGCGTTCCGCCTTCTTGGGGCATGTGGATAACCGCGGAGGCAGAAACTGCGCTGATTTCGGTTCACATAGTTAGGAGGGGAACCACAGCGATTCGGTTCCATACGCGATTCAAACCCTGTAACCCGACCGAACCCAAGACGACATCCCTGCTCGTGCACTCACAGGCTGCCCAACTGCCACCCAGCGATCATTAGCAAGGTGCTCAATACCAACAGCACCGCGATCATCCACCACTGGCGGACACGCGCCTTGCGGTCTGCCCATATCCAAATGGCGAGAATCGCCACCACTATCCCTAGAGCGACTCCTGCCGCCTTCATCGCAACATACACAGACGCCATGGACATGGCCGCGGCAACAAGACTGTACAGAAGCACAGCCTGCATAAGCAGATATCGCAGGATGTCTTGCAGCAGTACCAGAATCCACCGCCGCGGCGGTTCGTCCACACGACGGTTCGAGTCCATCGGAACTAGGTCGTCGCAACCATTACTCAGCGTGCACTGACCACACGCCCAGTTTCCATCCCACTGCCATCATCGCGACATCGATGACGCCCAGCAGCACAGCAAGTAGCCATTGCTGCCTCACCGTCAACTTCTTCCGCAGCGCAAATACGATGGCTACCAACGTGCCGATACCGAGCGCAACGCCCCCAATCTTCATCCAGGTCTGCCCGGAAATCAGACACATCACCACCACGATGCAACTCGCAAAAAGGACTATCTCCACGAACAGTTGGCGGATGAAGCCTTCAGATAACGCAAGCAACCCCCAGCCCGCGGCACGCGCCACATCACGGCGCGATGGTTCAGACACCTCGTGCTTTTGTTCCACCACGTTGTCTCTCAGGCCGTCCTCGTCGGTCATAGCAACTCTTCCTCTTCCTGGGCCTGGTCAGATCGCACCCGGCGGTGGCTGGCACGCCGGATCGCTGCTCACCGAGCCCTGAGCCGCTGCCGCATTCTCGGCGACCATTTTGTTGATGTGGCTTACAAGCAATCCCGAGTTGGGGGACACCCCGCTGAACAACCGAGACCACGTTTCCTGCCCGCTCGCCACCAGAGTCGCGGCCGACCGCATGTCCGAACCAAGTTCACCCTCGATCGACTTGGACTGCAATTGCTGAAGAACCTCGGCCGGCACCTGATTCTGCGACCTGAAAGCTTGGAGCTGACTTTCGGCTTCTCCGACCGCAGTTCGGACGCTAGCCAGCGCAGCCGCAATACGTGCGCTGTGATCGACGACCGGCATTGTTATCCGCCTGCCGTGGGTGCTGGGGGAAGCGACTCGCTCGTGAACACGAGATACGAAGCCTTGATGAAGTCCACGATCGACTTCAATAGATTCATAAAGACCATCAAGACCTTTCTCGCAGAGTTGAGCGTGGTGATCGCTTCTTTCACCGTCTTAATTGCCTTCCATTGCCCCCACAATGGAATCGCCGCATTACTCCATGCCGCTGAGACAAGACTGATCACGGTCTTGACGATGTCGATGGTCACTTGCGCGAATGACACGGCCTGCTCGACTGCGTCTTTAAGATAGTTTCCCATCTGCTCCAGGGCCGACTTTTGACCACCGATTGACCCGTTCCAGCGCTGGAAGTAGGCCGACTGCGCGGTCGCAGCATTCCCGGTCCACGTCTTCGTGATGGCGGTTTGGCCTCGCTCTAGATTCTGGCGGACGGTCTCGGCGCAGCTGGCCAGATGCTGCCATGCCGAAACCTGGGTCGCGGCCTTACTCACGTCTCCAGCGATAAAACTGGTGAGTGACTGTCGGATATCAGGCCCGCCCACCTTAATAATCACGTCGCAGATCGTGTCGAAAAGCATCCCCAAGGACACCTCCGGCAACTGCTGACCGTTAGAAGTAGGCGGCATGAGATGGGATGCACCGGTCGTAACATCCTCGAATCCACTCGCCACACCGTCATCGGTAACCGCCAGGGAACCATCGGCTTTCGCGATTTCGGAAGCGAAGTTGTGGTCTCGCTGATGGTAGTCGTCCGCCGCATACTCCAGCGCCAGACCCGACTTGCGCAGGCGTTCACCGTCGGTGTCCAGGGTGGTCTGCACCTTCGGAAGAAGTTCCCGGTACTCGCCTGTAATCAGCTCCAGAATCTTGCCGAAATTGGCGTCATTGAGGTACTTCTCCGCATAGTCGTTGCCCGCGTACATGTCTGCACCTGCGCGGCTCACCTGCTTCGACCATCCTCGGAGGTCTGAAACCTCCACCGATACCACCACTTTTGTCTCCCCTTCTAAGCGTTATTGCCCGTCGGTGAAGTACGAGTCCGTCAACGGCTGTTTGGTTCCGTCTCTGGGAAACATTCTTCGCGGGTAGTTGAATCTGCAACCACTCTCCCTCCGGCGCTCACGCGACTGGATAATCTCTGACCTCGTGGATGCCCCAACACTCACGCTGCTTCTCAGTGCAGCGGCCGCCGCGGGCTGGGTCGATGCGGTGGTGGGTGGTGGCGGGCTCGTCCTCATCCCCGTGCTGCTGCTCGTCTTTCCCGGGATGACTCCCGCGACGGCGCTGGGAACCAACAAACTCGCCGCGCTGGCCGGCACGTCCTCGGCCGCCGTCCGGCTCTTCCCGCGCACCCCGTTGAACTGGCGCGCTCTCCTGGGAGCATTCGTGCTCGCCGCGGCCTGTTCCAGCGCCGGCGCCTACACCGCCTCGCGGCTACCGGTGTCGGTCTTCAAACCCGTGGTGCTCGTGCTGCTGGTGGCCGTCGGAGTGTTCGTCGCGACCCGTCCACAGTTCGGCACCGCGACGGCGGGCACCGCGCGCACCAAGGCCACCACGGTCGCCGCGCTCGCGGTCGCGGCCATCCTGATCGCGTTCTACGACGGAATCATGGGCCCGGGCACCGGGACGTTCATGATCATCACCCTGACCGCCGTCGCGGGAATGACGTTCCTGGAAAGCTCGGCCACCGCCAAAGTGCTC contains:
- a CDS encoding pullulanase, yielding MDYCFGIGDGSVTAWDAPPNADLDGDGVMDAVRLDFDGDGLFDDVMWDSDGDGSADHSVLDVDNDGRPETYFTDDGLGTWAFHVERSGSISWFGLDGVEHAGGAADIDGDGKPEQLVDADNDGDAERAFRATDSGTSVYADTTGDGHWDVELTDADGDGIADVARPLGPPRPSAENAVEGAP
- a CDS encoding sulfite exporter TauE/SafE family protein; amino-acid sequence: MLLSAAAAAGWVDAVVGGGGLVLIPVLLLVFPGMTPATALGTNKLAALAGTSSAAVRLFPRTPLNWRALLGAFVLAAACSSAGAYTASRLPVSVFKPVVLVLLVAVGVFVATRPQFGTATAGTARTKATTVAALAVAAILIAFYDGIMGPGTGTFMIITLTAVAGMTFLESSATAKVLNSGTNVGALIVFASQGHVLWLLGLSLGVANIAGAQLGAYMALGRGAGFVRVVLLVVVVVMVGKLGYDMIG
- a CDS encoding WXG100 family type VII secretion target, producing MVVSVEVSDLRGWSKQVSRAGADMYAGNDYAEKYLNDANFGKILELITGEYRELLPKVQTTLDTDGERLRKSGLALEYAADDYHQRDHNFASEIAKADGSLAVTDDGVASGFEDVTTGASHLMPPTSNGQQLPEVSLGMLFDTICDVIIKVGGPDIRQSLTSFIAGDVSKAATQVSAWQHLASCAETVRQNLERGQTAITKTWTGNAATAQSAYFQRWNGSIGGQKSALEQMGNYLKDAVEQAVSFAQVTIDIVKTVISLVSAAWSNAAIPLWGQWKAIKTVKEAITTLNSARKVLMVFMNLLKSIVDFIKASYLVFTSESLPPAPTAGG